One window from the genome of Cryptomeria japonica chromosome 6, Sugi_1.0, whole genome shotgun sequence encodes:
- the LOC131064209 gene encoding heat stress transcription factor A-1d: MMEANRATPFLTKIYAIVDDSSTDNVVSWSAGNNSFLVKDPHDFSLHLLPRYFKHCNFSSFVRQLNTYGFRKVDADRWEFAHEFFLRGQKQLLHCIRRRRSSHHHSQGLGSQLGAQYDLEEEFQRLQKDENAIALEVVQLKEEQESIDREMRDLKRRLDLTERRPQQILSFLAAVVKNPSLITQRLRSRPSLGDGNKRKRLPYAEHKENRPKLELDGLSTNTSIADGLVPSTNAPVADQFEDTGLKRNGSIVDGFEYSPTDMPQIDFETTAEFMATSSLINQNLENRTLKSEFEIDVSCEGDDLGISNFDGILWDELFI, translated from the exons ATGATGGAAGCAAACAGAGCAACCCCATTTCTAACAAAGATATACGCCATTGTTGACGATTCCTCCACAGACAATGTTGTGTCATGGAGCGCAGGAAATAACAGCTTCCTGGTGAAAGATCCCCACGATTTTTCTCTTCATTTGCTCCCTCGCTACTTCAAACACTGCAACTTCTCCAGCTTCGTTCGACAGCTCAACACATAT GGATTTCGTAAAGTGGATGCTGATAGATGGGAGTTTGCACACGAATTCTTTCTGCGAGGGCAAAAGCAGTTACTCCATTGTATTCGTCGAAGGAGGTCCAGTCATCACCATTCTCAGGGGCTGGGCAGTCAATTGGGTGCACAAtatgatttggaagaggaattcCAGAGGCTTCAGAAGGATGAGAACGCTATTGCTTTGGAAGTTGTTCAGCTGAAGGAGGAGCAGGAAAGCATTGATAGGGAGATGAGGGATTTGAAGAGGCGCCTGGATTTGACAGAGCGCAGACCTCAGCAGATTCTCTCATTTCTAGCCGCAGTTGTTAAAAATCCGAGTTTAATCACTCAGAGGCTTCGAAGTAGGCCAAGCCTTGGTGATGGTAACAAGAGGAAACGCTTGCCCTATGCTGAGCACAAGGAAAACAGACCTAAATTGGAATTGGATGGGTTAAGCACAAATACTTCGATTGCAGATGGGCTTGTGCCCAGTACAAACGCTCCTGTTGCAGATCAGTTTGAGGATACTGGACTGAAAAGAAATGGATCGATAGTGGACGGCTTTGAATATTCTCCAACAGATATGCCCCAAATTGACTTTGAGACTACAGCTGAGTTTATGGCTACTTCTTCACTAATAAATCAGAACTTAGAGAATCGCACTCTAAAGTCCGAGTTTGAGATCGATGTGAGTTGTGAAGGGGATGATTTGGGCATAAGTAATTTTGATGGTATTTTGTGGGACGAGTTATTCATTTAG